A genomic segment from Methanoplanus limicola DSM 2279 encodes:
- a CDS encoding eS24 family ribosomal protein translates to MTTIDINFTKYEESVEMKRKDIEFTLNFEGAIPARKDILDEISLCYGAPQELVALDKLRTVRGKKQANGKARIYPDSQTMKRCEKKPRK, encoded by the coding sequence ATGACCACAATAGACATAAACTTCACAAAATACGAAGAGAGCGTTGAGATGAAGAGAAAAGATATCGAATTTACCTTAAACTTTGAGGGTGCAATTCCGGCAAGAAAGGACATTCTGGATGAAATATCGCTCTGCTACGGAGCACCACAGGAACTTGTGGCACTCGACAAACTAAGGACAGTCAGGGGAAAGAAGCAGGCTAACGGAAAGGCAAGGATTTACCCGGACTCACAGACAATGAAGCGGTGTGAGAAGAAACCCAGGAAATAA
- a CDS encoding TolB-like translocation protein has translation MVGILISTGVAAVSGKVPEKKHLFKIIIPAFSVVILILSFPTVSAGEPVMFSEGHSYDPYVFGDYIVYTDFKDDPYGNYPEWKRYGIIRGKPPLRLLSRGNIYLYNISSDKSVPVYKSVSRSGFPWIENDTVFWYEDRTSPAYYDPGDPNPYELLLYSVPLKRISSEAADNYSLLNPDVTSAWELSYSYKNNRRPDFSSNLTEVVHGDAGTSDLYMYYTDPDSGNQTLIASGPYVDYASPQVFKDRIFWEDCRSGYSQIYMYDLKNGEEYHICPQNFAQYDCSVDGDIVAWTTFGGDLYFTDISGLTEPDLSGNMTDNESAGYGSPEAGRAAESGMGSIVFMSLPLAVFLVLKCQRGKR, from the coding sequence ATGGTGGGAATTTTAATAAGTACAGGGGTAGCTGCCGTGTCAGGCAAAGTTCCGGAGAAAAAACATCTCTTTAAAATTATAATCCCGGCATTTTCAGTGGTTATACTTATTCTCTCTTTTCCGACTGTCTCCGCCGGAGAACCGGTCATGTTCTCCGAGGGGCATTCATACGACCCTTATGTCTTTGGGGATTATATTGTCTATACTGACTTTAAGGACGATCCTTATGGAAATTATCCTGAGTGGAAGAGGTACGGGATTATCCGGGGAAAACCACCCTTAAGACTTCTCTCAAGGGGGAATATATATCTGTACAACATATCCTCAGATAAGTCAGTTCCGGTTTACAAAAGCGTATCCCGTAGTGGTTTTCCGTGGATTGAAAATGACACTGTCTTCTGGTATGAGGACAGGACGTCACCGGCGTACTATGATCCGGGAGATCCAAATCCCTATGAACTGTTACTCTATTCTGTACCTCTTAAGAGAATAAGCAGTGAGGCGGCAGACAACTACTCACTGCTAAATCCGGATGTCACATCTGCATGGGAGTTATCCTATAGTTACAAAAATAACCGCAGACCGGATTTCTCTTCAAATCTGACAGAAGTAGTTCACGGAGATGCCGGAACTTCTGATCTCTATATGTATTATACAGATCCTGATTCCGGTAATCAAACGCTGATTGCATCCGGCCCTTATGTTGATTATGCCAGTCCTCAGGTATTTAAAGACCGGATTTTCTGGGAAGACTGCCGGTCCGGTTATTCACAGATTTATATGTATGACCTGAAGAACGGAGAGGAATATCACATATGTCCGCAGAATTTCGCCCAGTATGACTGCTCCGTTGACGGGGATATAGTGGCCTGGACGACATTCGGTGGTGACCTTTATTTCACTGATATCTCAGGACTGACAGAACCTGATTTATCCGGAAATATGACTGATAACGAGTCTGCCGGATATGGTTCCCCGGAAGCTGGCAGAGCAGCAGAATCCGGTATGGGATCAATAGTGTTCATGTCTCTGCCACTGGCTGTTTTTCTGGTTCTAAAATGTCAAAGAGGTAAAAGATGA
- the mtrH gene encoding tetrahydromethanopterin S-methyltransferase subunit H has protein sequence MFRFDKEQTVLDFNGIKLGGQPGEYPRVLSASIFYNKQEIVLDDHTGKIDKEKAEALWQRTQELYDLTGNPFFCQIISEHAEAFESYIRWFDSIDSKTPFLMDSSDPAALVHATKFVDEVGLSDRAIYNSINGSITQENIDVLKESDVNSAIVLAFNPGEATVIGKEKVLKEGGVAGQEKSMLQIADECGITRPILDTAATPLGLGSGASFRHILACKAIHGLPCGGAYHNMTVSWTWLKRWRKNGLSDIYEGKEALAEQMYHHYFGGIDGIRQAAWSSPDIGCNIIAMTLGADLIMYGPIESMEPMATTAAFCDIVLAETWQELGGEVMDENHPIHRMI, from the coding sequence ATGTTTAGATTTGATAAAGAACAGACAGTGCTGGATTTTAACGGCATAAAATTAGGCGGACAGCCCGGAGAATACCCGCGTGTGCTCAGTGCATCAATCTTCTACAACAAACAGGAGATTGTCCTTGATGATCACACAGGTAAGATTGATAAGGAAAAAGCAGAAGCACTCTGGCAGAGAACACAGGAACTCTATGATCTCACCGGAAATCCATTCTTCTGCCAGATAATCTCAGAACATGCAGAAGCTTTTGAAAGCTACATCAGGTGGTTTGACAGCATAGACAGCAAAACTCCCTTCCTGATGGATTCATCAGATCCGGCAGCCCTTGTGCATGCCACAAAATTTGTCGATGAAGTGGGACTCTCTGACAGAGCCATTTATAATTCAATAAACGGTTCAATCACCCAGGAGAACATTGATGTCCTCAAAGAAAGTGATGTGAATTCTGCAATCGTTCTGGCATTCAATCCCGGAGAAGCAACCGTAATCGGGAAGGAGAAAGTCTTAAAGGAAGGCGGAGTAGCCGGACAGGAGAAGAGTATGCTCCAGATCGCAGATGAATGCGGCATTACACGCCCGATTCTTGATACAGCTGCAACTCCTCTTGGACTGGGGTCCGGAGCATCATTCCGTCACATCCTCGCCTGCAAGGCAATACACGGACTCCCGTGCGGAGGGGCATATCATAACATGACCGTTTCATGGACATGGCTCAAACGCTGGCGCAAGAACGGACTATCCGACATATATGAAGGAAAAGAAGCACTCGCCGAGCAGATGTACCACCATTACTTTGGAGGAATTGATGGCATCAGGCAGGCTGCATGGTCATCACCTGATATTGGATGCAATATCATCGCAATGACACTTGGGGCCGATCTCATCATGTACGGCCCTATTGAAAGCATGGAGCCGATGGCGACCACTGCCGCATTCTGTGACATAGTACTTGCCGAGACATGGCAGGAACTTGGCGGGGAAGTCATGGATGAGAACCATCCGATTCACAGAATGATCTAA